A single region of the Gasterosteus aculeatus chromosome 1, fGasAcu3.hap1.1, whole genome shotgun sequence genome encodes:
- the LOC120825781 gene encoding CLIP-associating protein 1-A-like isoform X10 codes for MEEQVEVSMEHLLEQLLQKDLGRRLQVGQEITDLILDQVRSPHMEQDQSLLDRMVDAVASSWVNCSNFKVVLLGMDILSALVSRLQERFRTQVGTVLPSLIDRLGDSKDQVREQDQALLLKIMDQAANPQFVWERMTGGFKHKNSRSREGLCLCLVSTLNVFGSQSLTLSKIVPHICNLLGDPTSQVRDGAMSCLVEIYRHVGERVRMDLGKKGLPQSRLNQIFSRFDEVQRSGNMVLSPLSDRNLEDEDSVDGVRSSSSSRAASLAGKKAHSMASFRGSASSSAAKSAGRDGAGAVDEEDFILGFEDVPTLQIYSNREVEDAMAKVRDVLSDDKRDWELRVAALKKVRSLLLAGAAEFDGFLQQLRLTEAALKLSAKDLRSQVVREACLTLGHLSAVLGSRFDHGAEALMPTLLNLLPNSAKVMSSSGASAIRLILRHTHSPRLLPVISSHCASRSVAVRRRCFEFLELLLQDWNTSSLERHVAVAMETIRKGIQDADAEARSVARRCFWRFHGHFRQEAELLFQGLESSYQKALQAHLRSGEGGTPDRSSSSSQESLNRPLPVTFSSTRSRAPPPRAPASSSVSPPASLQRSRSDVDVTAAASATARSRMPAAPATLQSPFSSASALPPGSYASLGRVRTRRTSSGSGPPVIDSRGAGRGKVASLSQPGSRSGSPGRLLGSAYGRAPRPNVATAGRPRGHRSHGCSRETSPSRSASDRLSHHSRISAAVNAMKILDTGTEVEAAVADALLLGDSRSKRRPVRRRFESPGVYSDDDANSDASSACSERSYGAAALHLDVAEVLNHCASTNWSERKEGLLGLQNLLRSQRMLSRVELKRLCEIFTRMFADPHSKVFSMFLETLVDFITLHRDELQDWLFVLLTQLLKKMGADLLGSVQAKVQRALDVTRDSFSSEQQFNILMRFIVDQTQTPNLKVKVALLRHLQALARQMDPSDFLNTSETRLAVSRVITWTTEPKSSDLRKAAQLVLISLFELNTPEFTMLLGALPKTFQDGTTKLLHEHLRSAGAHMASPGNPAVRAPPRPPGTLLTSPPSRAHGGGSPSMPEHNNENLNPEVYSSLRGVTEAIQNFNFRSQEEPEPPPRSSGAPRLRDYNPYNYTDGVKEAAETLRDGGRQESVENKTNPKSFPAAPTEQLQLVGGLLKEVSQGRAGERGPEERRGTLLELLKAAREDSLVVWEEHFKTMLLLLLETLGDKDHTIRALALRVLKEILRNQPARFKNYAELTVMKTLEAHKDPHKEVVRAAEEAASTLAASVHPEQCIKVLCPIVQTADYPVNLAAIKMQTRAIERTAREPLHQLLSDIIPGLLQGYDNTESSVRKASVFCLVAVYSVIGEELKPYLAQLTGSKMKLLNLYIKRAQTSTSNSSSSSDISSY; via the exons GTGGTGCTGTTGGGGATGGACATCCTGTCGGCTCTGGTCAGCAGGCTGCAGGAGAGATTCAGGACGCAGGTGGGCACCG TTCTGCCGAGCCTCATCGACCGCTTGGGCGACTCCAAGGACCAGGTCCGAGAGCAGGACCAGGCGCTGCTGCTGAAGATCATGGACCAGGCCGCTAACCCTcag TTTGTGTGGGAGCGAATGACGGGAGGCTTCAAACACAAGAACAGCCGGAGCCGAGAGGGTCTCTGCTTGTGCCTCGTGTCCACCCTCAACGT GTTTGGATCTCAGAGTCTGACGCTCAGTAAAATCGTTCCTCACATCTGTAACCTCCTGGGAGATCCCACGAGTCAG GTGCGTGACGGAGCCATGAGCTGCCTCGTGGAGATTTACCGCCACGTGGGAGAGCGAGTGAGAATGGATTTAGGAAAGAAAGGTCTTCCTCAGTCAAg GCTGAACCAGATCTTCAGCAGGTTCGATGAGGTCCAGAGGTCGGGAAACATGGTCCTGTCGCCGCTGTCAG ACAGGAACCTGGAGGACGAGGACTCCGTAGACGGCGTccgctcctcctcgtcctccagagccgcctCGCTGGCCGGGAAGAAGGCGCACAGCATGGCGTCGTTcagaggctccgcctcctcctccgccgccaaGTCAGCAG ggagggacggggccggAGCCGTGGACGAGGAGGACTTCATCCTGGGGTTTGAGGACGTCCCCACTCTCCAG atCTACTCCAacagggaggtggaggacgcCATGGCGAAGGTCCGAGACGTGCTGTCTGACGATAAGCGGGACTGGGAGCTCAGGGTGGCGGCT ctgAAGAAGGTGCGTTCGCTGCTCCTCGCCGGCGCCGCTGAGTTCGACggcttcctgcagcagctgcgtcTCACGGAGGCGGCGCTCAAGCTGTCGGCCAAGGACCTCCGCTCTCAGGTGGTGAGGGAGGCCTGCCTCACCCTGGG CCACCTGTCGGCGGTGCTCGGCAGCCGCTTCGACCACGGCGCCGAGGCCCTGATGCCGACCCTCCTCAACCTGCTCCCCAACAGCGCCAAAGTGATGTCCTCCTCGGGGGCGTCGGCCATCCGCCTCATCCTGCGA CACACGCACTCGCCGCGCCTCCTCCCCGTCATCAGCAGCCACTGCGCCTCCAGATCCGTGGCTGTCAGAAG GCGCTGCTTTGAGTTCTTGGAGCTGCTGCTTCAGGACTGGAACACGAGCTCTCTGGAGAG ACACGTGgccgtcgccatggagaccaTAAGGAAAGGGATCCAGGACGCGGACGCAGAGGCTCGCTCCGTGGCCAGAAG GTGCTTCTGGCGTTTCCACGGTCACTTccggcaggaggcggagcttctgtTCCAGGGCCTGGAGTCGTCCTATCAGAAGGCTCTGCAGGCTCACCTGAGGAGCGGAGAGGGCGGGACCCCCGAtcgctcgtcctcctcctcgcaggAGAGCCTGAA tCGCCCGCTGCCTGTGACCTTCAGCTCGACAAGAT CCCGAGCTCCTCCCCCCCGGgcgccggcctcctcctccgtctcccccccgGCTTCCCTGCAGCGCTCTCGCAGCGACGTGGACGTCACCGCCGCGGCCTCCGCCACCGCCCGCTCCAGGATGCCCGCCGCGCCCGCCACCCTGCAGTCGCCCTTCAGCTCGGCCTCGGCCCTCCCCCCCGGTTCTTATGCGTCTCTGG gcCGAGTCCGAACCAGAAGAACGAGTTCTGGAAGCGGCCCGCCAGTGATTGACAGCCGGGGGGCGGGGCGAGGGAAGGTGGCGTCCCTGTCTCAGC CCGGCAGCAGGTCCGGCTCCCCCGGGCGACTCTTAGGCTCCGCCTACGGACGCGCCCCGAGGCCCAACGTGGCCACCGCCGGCCGACCCCGAGGTCACCGCAGCCACGGCTGCAGCCGAGAGACGAGCCCCTCCAGATCCGCCTCGG acCGACTATCCCATCACTCTCGGATTTCGGCCGCCGTGAACGCCATGAAGATCCTGGACACGGGCACCGAGGTGGAGGCCGCCGTGGCCGACGCTCTG ctctTAGGAGACTCCAGGAGTAAG cgGCGGCCCGTGAGGCGGCGCTTCGAGTCTCCCGGCGTGTACTCGGACGATGACGCCAACAGCGACGCCTCCAGCGCCTGCTCGGAGCGCTCCTACGGCGCGGCGGCGCTCCACCTGGACGTGGCCGAGGTGCTGAACCACTGCGCCAGCACCAACTGGTccgagaggaaggaggggctgCTGGGCCTGCAGAACCTGCTGAGGAGCCAGAGGATGCTGAG CCGCGTGGAGCTGAAGAGGCTCTGTGAGATCTTCACCAGGATGTTTGCAGACCCTCACAGCAAG gtCTTCAGCATGTTCCTGGAGACCCTGGTGGACTTCATCACGCTGCACAGGGACGAGCTGCAGGACTGGCTCTTCGTCCTGCTCACCCAGCTGCTGAAGAAGATGGGGGCCGACCTGCTGGGCTCGGTGCAGGCCAAAGTGCAGAGGGCCCTGGACGTGACCAG GGACTCGTTCTCCTCGGAGCAGCAGTTCAACATCCTGATGCGCTTCATCGTGGACCAGACGCAGACGCCCAACCTCAAGGTCAAGGTCGCCCTGCTGCGCCACCTGCAGGCGCTCGCCCGCCAGATGGACCCGTCCGACTTCCTCAACACCAGCGAGACCCGGCTGGCGGTGTCGCGGGTCATCACCTGGACCACCGAGCCCAAGAGCTCCGACCTGCGCAAG gcggcACAGTTGGTGCTGATCTCCTTGTTCGAGCTCAACACCCCCGAGTTCACGATGCTGCTCGGCGCTCTGCCCAAAACCTTCCAGGACGGGACGACCAAGCTGCTGCACGAACACCTGAGGAGCGCCGGCGCCCACATg GCGTCTCCCGGCAACCCGGCGGTTCGAGCCCCTCCGCGTCCGCCCGGCACCCTGCTGACCTCGCCCCCCAGCCGGGCCCATGGGGGGGGCTCCCCCAG CATGCCAGAGCACAACAATGAGAACCTGAACCCGGAGGTCTACAGCTCCCTGAGGGGGGTCACCGAGGCCATCCAGAACTTCAACTTCCGGAGCCAAGAGGAGCCTGAG cccccccctcgctcctccGGCGCGCCGCGCCTCCGGGACTACAATCCGTACAACTACACGGACGGCGTGAAGGAGGCTGCGGAGACGCTGCGAGACG gtgGACGACAGGAATCTGTAGAGAACAAGACGAACCCCAAGAGCTTCCCAG CCGCCCCCAccgagcagctgcagctggtgggggggctgctgaaGGAGGTGTCCCAGGGCCGGGCGGGGGAGCGGGGTCCCGAGGAGCGCCGGGGGacgctgctggagctgctgaaggcGGCCCGCGAGGACAGCCTGGTGGTCTGGGAGGAGCACTTCAAgaccatgctgctgctgctgctggagacgcTGGGAGACAAAGAC cACACCATCCGGGCGCTGGCCCTGCGAGTCCTGAAGGAGATCCTGAGGAACCAGCCGGCACGCTTCAAGAACTACGCCGAGCTGACGGTGATGAAGACGCTGGAGGCGCACAAGGACCCGCACAAGGAG GTGGTGCGtgcggcggaggaggcggcctCCACCCTGGCGGCCTCCGTCCACCCGGAGCAGTGCATCAAGGTCCTCTGCCCCATCGTGCAGACGGCCGACTACCCCGTCAACCTGGCCGCCATCAAGATGCAGACCAGGGCCATCGAACGCACCGCCAGGGAGCCGCTGCATCAGCTGCTGTCCGACATCATCCCGGGGCTGCTGCAG GGCTACGACAACACGGAGAGCAGCGTGAGGAAGGCCAGCGTCTTCTGCCTGGTGGCCGTCTACTCGGTGATCGGGGAGGAGCTGAAGCCTTACCTGGCCCAGCTGACCGGCAGCAAG ATGAAGCTGCTCAACCTCTACATCAAGAGAGCTCAGACCTccaccagcaacagcagcagctcctccgacATCTCCTCCTactag
- the LOC120825781 gene encoding CLIP-associating protein 1-like isoform X4: MEEQVEVSMEHLLEQLLQKDLGRRLQVGQEITDLILDQVRSPHMEQDQSLLDRMVDAVASSWVNCSNFKVVLLGMDILSALVSRLQERFRTQVGTVLPSLIDRLGDSKDQVREQDQALLLKIMDQAANPQFVWERMTGGFKHKNSRSREGLCLCLVSTLNVFGSQSLTLSKIVPHICNLLGDPTSQVRDGAMSCLVEIYRHVGERVRMDLGKKGLPQSRLNQIFSRFDEVQRSGNMVLSPLSDRNLEDEDSVDGVRSSSSSRAASLAGKKAHSMASFRGSASSSAAKSAGRDGAGAVDEEDFILGFEDVPTLQIYSNREVEDAMAKVRDVLSDDKRDWELRVAALKKVRSLLLAGAAEFDGFLQQLRLTEAALKLSAKDLRSQVVREACLTLGHLSAVLGSRFDHGAEALMPTLLNLLPNSAKVMSSSGASAIRLILRHTHSPRLLPVISSHCASRSVAVRRRCFEFLELLLQDWNTSSLERHVAVAMETIRKGIQDADAEARSVARRCFWRFHGHFRQEAELLFQGLESSYQKALQAHLRSGEGGTPDRSSSSSQESLNRPLPVTFSSTRSRAPPPRAPASSSVSPPASLQRSRSDVDVTAAASATARSRMPAAPATLQSPFSSASALPPGSYASLGRVRTRRTSSGSGPPVIDSRGAGRGKVASLSQPGSRSGSPGRLLGSAYGRAPRPNVATAGRPRGHRSHGCSRETSPSRSASARSRIPRPSMSQGCSRETSRESSRDTSPARGFSPLNRLSHHSRISAAVNAMKILDTGTEVEAAVADALRRPVRRRFESPGVYSDDDANSDASSACSERSYGAAALHLDVAEVLNHCASTNWSERKEGLLGLQNLLRSQRMLSRVELKRLCEIFTRMFADPHSKVFSMFLETLVDFITLHRDELQDWLFVLLTQLLKKMGADLLGSVQAKVQRALDVTRDSFSSEQQFNILMRFIVDQTQTPNLKVKVALLRHLQALARQMDPSDFLNTSETRLAVSRVITWTTEPKSSDLRKTLHNWPGAESSGRVGTVASLPGEGNLEERCKQAAQLVLISLFELNTPEFTMLLGALPKTFQDGTTKLLHEHLRSAGAHMASPGNPAVRAPPRPPGTLLTSPPSRAHGGGSPSMPEHNNENLNPEVYSSLRGVTEAIQNFNFRSQEEPEPPPRSSGAPRLRDYNPYNYTDGVKEAAETLRDGGRQESVENKTNPKSFPAAPTEQLQLVGGLLKEVSQGRAGERGPEERRGTLLELLKAAREDSLVVWEEHFKTMLLLLLETLGDKDHTIRALALRVLKEILRNQPARFKNYAELTVMKTLEAHKDPHKEVVRAAEEAASTLAASVHPEQCIKVLCPIVQTADYPVNLAAIKMQTRAIERTAREPLHQLLSDIIPGLLQGYDNTESSVRKASVFCLVAVYSVIGEELKPYLAQLTGSKMKLLNLYIKRAQTSTSNSSSSSDISSY; the protein is encoded by the exons GTGGTGCTGTTGGGGATGGACATCCTGTCGGCTCTGGTCAGCAGGCTGCAGGAGAGATTCAGGACGCAGGTGGGCACCG TTCTGCCGAGCCTCATCGACCGCTTGGGCGACTCCAAGGACCAGGTCCGAGAGCAGGACCAGGCGCTGCTGCTGAAGATCATGGACCAGGCCGCTAACCCTcag TTTGTGTGGGAGCGAATGACGGGAGGCTTCAAACACAAGAACAGCCGGAGCCGAGAGGGTCTCTGCTTGTGCCTCGTGTCCACCCTCAACGT GTTTGGATCTCAGAGTCTGACGCTCAGTAAAATCGTTCCTCACATCTGTAACCTCCTGGGAGATCCCACGAGTCAG GTGCGTGACGGAGCCATGAGCTGCCTCGTGGAGATTTACCGCCACGTGGGAGAGCGAGTGAGAATGGATTTAGGAAAGAAAGGTCTTCCTCAGTCAAg GCTGAACCAGATCTTCAGCAGGTTCGATGAGGTCCAGAGGTCGGGAAACATGGTCCTGTCGCCGCTGTCAG ACAGGAACCTGGAGGACGAGGACTCCGTAGACGGCGTccgctcctcctcgtcctccagagccgcctCGCTGGCCGGGAAGAAGGCGCACAGCATGGCGTCGTTcagaggctccgcctcctcctccgccgccaaGTCAGCAG ggagggacggggccggAGCCGTGGACGAGGAGGACTTCATCCTGGGGTTTGAGGACGTCCCCACTCTCCAG atCTACTCCAacagggaggtggaggacgcCATGGCGAAGGTCCGAGACGTGCTGTCTGACGATAAGCGGGACTGGGAGCTCAGGGTGGCGGCT ctgAAGAAGGTGCGTTCGCTGCTCCTCGCCGGCGCCGCTGAGTTCGACggcttcctgcagcagctgcgtcTCACGGAGGCGGCGCTCAAGCTGTCGGCCAAGGACCTCCGCTCTCAGGTGGTGAGGGAGGCCTGCCTCACCCTGGG CCACCTGTCGGCGGTGCTCGGCAGCCGCTTCGACCACGGCGCCGAGGCCCTGATGCCGACCCTCCTCAACCTGCTCCCCAACAGCGCCAAAGTGATGTCCTCCTCGGGGGCGTCGGCCATCCGCCTCATCCTGCGA CACACGCACTCGCCGCGCCTCCTCCCCGTCATCAGCAGCCACTGCGCCTCCAGATCCGTGGCTGTCAGAAG GCGCTGCTTTGAGTTCTTGGAGCTGCTGCTTCAGGACTGGAACACGAGCTCTCTGGAGAG ACACGTGgccgtcgccatggagaccaTAAGGAAAGGGATCCAGGACGCGGACGCAGAGGCTCGCTCCGTGGCCAGAAG GTGCTTCTGGCGTTTCCACGGTCACTTccggcaggaggcggagcttctgtTCCAGGGCCTGGAGTCGTCCTATCAGAAGGCTCTGCAGGCTCACCTGAGGAGCGGAGAGGGCGGGACCCCCGAtcgctcgtcctcctcctcgcaggAGAGCCTGAA tCGCCCGCTGCCTGTGACCTTCAGCTCGACAAGAT CCCGAGCTCCTCCCCCCCGGgcgccggcctcctcctccgtctcccccccgGCTTCCCTGCAGCGCTCTCGCAGCGACGTGGACGTCACCGCCGCGGCCTCCGCCACCGCCCGCTCCAGGATGCCCGCCGCGCCCGCCACCCTGCAGTCGCCCTTCAGCTCGGCCTCGGCCCTCCCCCCCGGTTCTTATGCGTCTCTGG gcCGAGTCCGAACCAGAAGAACGAGTTCTGGAAGCGGCCCGCCAGTGATTGACAGCCGGGGGGCGGGGCGAGGGAAGGTGGCGTCCCTGTCTCAGC CCGGCAGCAGGTCCGGCTCCCCCGGGCGACTCTTAGGCTCCGCCTACGGACGCGCCCCGAGGCCCAACGTGGCCACCGCCGGCCGACCCCGAGGTCACCGCAGCCACGGCTGCAGCCGAGAGACGAGCCCCTCCAGATCCGCCTCGG CCCGCAGCCGGATCCCCCGGCCCAGCATGAGTCAGGGCTGCAGCCGTGAAACCAGCCGCGAGAGCAGCCGCGACACCAGCCCCGCCCGGGGTTTCTCCCCCCTAA acCGACTATCCCATCACTCTCGGATTTCGGCCGCCGTGAACGCCATGAAGATCCTGGACACGGGCACCGAGGTGGAGGCCGCCGTGGCCGACGCTCTG cgGCGGCCCGTGAGGCGGCGCTTCGAGTCTCCCGGCGTGTACTCGGACGATGACGCCAACAGCGACGCCTCCAGCGCCTGCTCGGAGCGCTCCTACGGCGCGGCGGCGCTCCACCTGGACGTGGCCGAGGTGCTGAACCACTGCGCCAGCACCAACTGGTccgagaggaaggaggggctgCTGGGCCTGCAGAACCTGCTGAGGAGCCAGAGGATGCTGAG CCGCGTGGAGCTGAAGAGGCTCTGTGAGATCTTCACCAGGATGTTTGCAGACCCTCACAGCAAG gtCTTCAGCATGTTCCTGGAGACCCTGGTGGACTTCATCACGCTGCACAGGGACGAGCTGCAGGACTGGCTCTTCGTCCTGCTCACCCAGCTGCTGAAGAAGATGGGGGCCGACCTGCTGGGCTCGGTGCAGGCCAAAGTGCAGAGGGCCCTGGACGTGACCAG GGACTCGTTCTCCTCGGAGCAGCAGTTCAACATCCTGATGCGCTTCATCGTGGACCAGACGCAGACGCCCAACCTCAAGGTCAAGGTCGCCCTGCTGCGCCACCTGCAGGCGCTCGCCCGCCAGATGGACCCGTCCGACTTCCTCAACACCAGCGAGACCCGGCTGGCGGTGTCGCGGGTCATCACCTGGACCACCGAGCCCAAGAGCTCCGACCTGCGCAAG ACCCTTCACAACTGGCCGGGGGCGGAGTCCTCAGGCCGGGTCGGCACTGTGGCCTCTCTGCCTGGGGAGGGCAACCTGGAGGAAAGGTGCAAGCAg gcggcACAGTTGGTGCTGATCTCCTTGTTCGAGCTCAACACCCCCGAGTTCACGATGCTGCTCGGCGCTCTGCCCAAAACCTTCCAGGACGGGACGACCAAGCTGCTGCACGAACACCTGAGGAGCGCCGGCGCCCACATg GCGTCTCCCGGCAACCCGGCGGTTCGAGCCCCTCCGCGTCCGCCCGGCACCCTGCTGACCTCGCCCCCCAGCCGGGCCCATGGGGGGGGCTCCCCCAG CATGCCAGAGCACAACAATGAGAACCTGAACCCGGAGGTCTACAGCTCCCTGAGGGGGGTCACCGAGGCCATCCAGAACTTCAACTTCCGGAGCCAAGAGGAGCCTGAG cccccccctcgctcctccGGCGCGCCGCGCCTCCGGGACTACAATCCGTACAACTACACGGACGGCGTGAAGGAGGCTGCGGAGACGCTGCGAGACG gtgGACGACAGGAATCTGTAGAGAACAAGACGAACCCCAAGAGCTTCCCAG CCGCCCCCAccgagcagctgcagctggtgggggggctgctgaaGGAGGTGTCCCAGGGCCGGGCGGGGGAGCGGGGTCCCGAGGAGCGCCGGGGGacgctgctggagctgctgaaggcGGCCCGCGAGGACAGCCTGGTGGTCTGGGAGGAGCACTTCAAgaccatgctgctgctgctgctggagacgcTGGGAGACAAAGAC cACACCATCCGGGCGCTGGCCCTGCGAGTCCTGAAGGAGATCCTGAGGAACCAGCCGGCACGCTTCAAGAACTACGCCGAGCTGACGGTGATGAAGACGCTGGAGGCGCACAAGGACCCGCACAAGGAG GTGGTGCGtgcggcggaggaggcggcctCCACCCTGGCGGCCTCCGTCCACCCGGAGCAGTGCATCAAGGTCCTCTGCCCCATCGTGCAGACGGCCGACTACCCCGTCAACCTGGCCGCCATCAAGATGCAGACCAGGGCCATCGAACGCACCGCCAGGGAGCCGCTGCATCAGCTGCTGTCCGACATCATCCCGGGGCTGCTGCAG GGCTACGACAACACGGAGAGCAGCGTGAGGAAGGCCAGCGTCTTCTGCCTGGTGGCCGTCTACTCGGTGATCGGGGAGGAGCTGAAGCCTTACCTGGCCCAGCTGACCGGCAGCAAG ATGAAGCTGCTCAACCTCTACATCAAGAGAGCTCAGACCTccaccagcaacagcagcagctcctccgacATCTCCTCCTactag